One Etheostoma spectabile isolate EspeVRDwgs_2016 chromosome 12, UIUC_Espe_1.0, whole genome shotgun sequence genomic window carries:
- the LOC116699509 gene encoding myomegalin isoform X4 translates to MLDLKMKETCRICGRELCGNQRRWIFHPTPKLNLQVLLSHALGQELTRDGRGEFACSKCTFMLDRMYRFDTVIARVEALSIERLQRLLQEKHRLRQCIGGLYRKTNSEEGAVTSPGGDEGPGDGMVDISGLTHAKYCALLQDDLVYSLYESWADDGLDCQHHHQPQCPAGPGSEVTVAGSRRCLPSTPRKCRGCSYWRVADSDYEAVCKVPRKLARSISCGPSSRYSASVIGGSVTGGVGEKKNVEDSEEPPSSLTLVPGSQDPSRTSDSDRTLAGRASSSPSIASLETTEEYVQPGAVTDGPLSSPRDLADDRLSDSLSEEHMGAPHGQASPGPSLSLALCLLQSYAVYRPVMISKGSKLPVLLRRNSSNGGSRLGFPDSVLGMSIGTPEGEGHNHMPTPELDPPLIRLSDQDLNLAYMEDLLKDVYKEYPPPRPHQSLVEEQQSQLDQYECAAGQCVSELQKAQLQVQSLQAKIHQSEAKNMKLQEKLNEMECELRSIRQAAQSQERTIQDLTESISTKDNEAQELYQMMEEQNTTLCKLREMVHRNQLAQIKAPEGVSESMTLVQLQGELVGAQSSLFSLGLELEASQRSLRQSQRQGDDLARFKERLNADLQEAQQHREVTEKHNQDLRCALQKTRSELQAGEAALKEAEAERHTAVQETETRIAQLQCSLQDKEQQLQEYSEMLESAKPRDALLEKLRERIKDRDRALERSIDDKFRCVEEREGQVRRLQLALREKERDLERLRCILSNNEETITSLDPLVRGKELELEQAAEAYRNLQWLKQQSEEKGRNTLAEKDTIISQLQAALQTHSQEAQDLTAALVARVQAGPTEVVEELKARLALKEKLFQELLSDRSRQSNEHQAQVQNMLNTLSSKDQYLQDYSYRLSLVISERTVQLQELRRQLSSREQELRELRQDKERETGGETEHLRSLLKEKEAFIKELMQGQEEAMQPSTKESEAEMEALQEELQLVLKKEREAQKELSALHSSLARQQDVKDSTDHQCVLEQLVSEYNKLNDALRAEKKLYQNLTLIHTNSDSSEKIQALHTELDSIQALRRQLEEVLARTRNMALALERPAKRQPDFGELSTEEEEEEEKEEGDDEDSSSDEFTDSIEEDDNKVTARSLASIQVCETEVVTRALVSQRADVKQLEEVKKILEGQLEEIRSQLERDGYKSVAELRSALQRLQQENQSLKESRGLRNHRILNQEEEEEQEEDIEKEDEEGEMSPVPVGKPGHPCVSLSDERGKRHRKRPRCVTPRHLTHQPDTEVEPAGDSSEVGAVCQEIGEGLREEAARLSSNLALSHQENRELQERLMVSEATVHAQAEQLKDYRDLLTETSVQQASKQVQVDLQDLGYETCGRSENEAEREDASSPEFDDLEMCTSLSHQQDYEGVGGSWYAGSSNTGTYEMGDESASLQRLVQDLRSQLSRCHKVIRGLQLRVRSLSTTSDYASSLERTPRKVNWAFETSPAPSGVEEDEGWMSDTQGIRSRPKPSRELQELMTRVASLEAQLKSSRLEGKGQAEEGKCATWPGKYNSLIQAQARELSHLRQRMREGQGVCQILTQHLGDTTKAFEELLRANDIDYYMGQSFREQLAQSSALAQRVVTKISGREQAGSHDDETGHELLALRLSKELQQKDKIIESLHTKLQQRPETPSSCHALSETTDQSDRTSLVSDEYRTNEDLELCSDLDAREYQEEHRQRQPGHGSEQDVRPSIPPPHGFLKTSSSCPNMLCSAPVGLTSQSSRAIFSEPVSYSLSVPSGPAVWGREVTSDPRPRALSVIAVRPELDTLYKQMNWDFAVPHDKPLFPLSPGAHNQHDLSSYSHLSHNAFQQYQLGGIPEGHSLKSDSGLVTGGTLWDMENMVQQVGGYSGPSGHQQGSSHAGVNLIEEHLREVRCLRQRLEESIRTNERLRQQLEERLALTGRDGGAPTNIYIQGLDTVTQLSNEIRVLKEENVGLQSRLQASTDTCEEVVQLRETVFTARARLKQAELEAEQWKEELRRLQAHSQEQGQQIHALRQERQASQQKTNRLQHEVSLLQQQLCEGRELIHSLQSELQVYDRVCSSTKANKGYLCELPGLPVELGELLGEVRSLRAQLQNSVQENSALKQLELHKQLEQKLGVGSPRTPSLSALTASPQRENFYRRQLLHDPLDPHSELEGEAPDGSFANRNGRHAIGHVDDFNALQQQVLEGRSLVQRMETTLQACLGPPLLESNQKHSNELVLDYGWVKSLLSNTKTLRQILEEAMSLLKMFWRAALPSTDPSIQNLKKEQCMQEEIVSLKLRMSEQEEVLKGTIQRLRSTSRTKENMEHFIVNQLSRTRDVLKKARTNLEKNELRLSSLSSSSSSPYAAEDPGCAAREGPADRGFLKAGAASGGAAYQRPAARKRSSQCLL, encoded by the exons ATGCTTGATCTCAAGATGAAGGAGACGTGTCGCATCTGTGGACGGGAGCTCTGCGGTAACCAGCGGCGATGGATCTTCCACCCTACCCCCAAGCTCAACCTGCAGGTGCTGCTGTCTCACGCTCTGGGCCAGGAGCTGACCCGGGACGGCAGAGGGGAGTTCGCCTGCTCCAAGTGCACCTTCATGCTGGACCGCATGTACCGCTTCGACACAGTGATCGCCCGAGTGGAGGCCCTCTCCATCGAGAGGTTGCAGCGGCTCCTGCAGGAGAAACACCGGCTGAGGCAGTGCATCGGTGGGCTCTACCGGAAAACTAACTCAGAGGAGGGTGCGGTAACATCTCCTGGGGGCGATGAAGGACCAGGAGATGGGATGGTGGACATTTCAGGTCTCACTCACGCAAAGTACTGCGCCCTGCTCCAGGATGATCTGGTCTACTCTTTGTATGAGTCCTGGGCCGACGATGGCCTGGACTGTCAACACCACCACCAACCTCAGTGTCCTGCTGGTCCAGGGTCCGAGGTTACAGTGGCAGGCTCGCGTCGGTGTCTTCCCAGCACTCCCAGGAAGTGTCGGGGATGTTCCTACTGGCGGGTGGCGGACTCTGACTATGAAGCTGTCTGTAAGGTGCCCAGGAAGCTGGCACGTAGCATTTCCTGTGGGCCGTCATCCAGATATTCAGCCAGTGTTATTGGAGGGAGTGTGACTGGAGgagtgggagaaaaaaaaaatgtggaagaTTCAGAAGAACCCCCTTCCTCTTTAACTCTGGTCCCTGGTTCTCAGGACCCCTCGAGGACATCAGACAGTGATCGCACCCTGGCTGGACGAGCCAGCTCCAGCCCCTCTATAGCATCCTTAGAGACGACTGAGGAATATGTTCAGCCTGGAGCCGTTACAGATGGGCCGCTGAGCTCCCCCAGGGATCTAGCAGATGACCGGCTATCTGACTCCCTCTCTGAGGAACACATGGGGGCCCCACATGGCCAAGCCTCACCTGGACCCAGCCTCTCTCTGGCACTCTGTTTGCTGCAGAGCTACGCTGTCTACCGGCCAGTCATGATCTCTAAGGGGAGCAAGCTGCCTGTGCTGCTCCGACGGAACTCCAGTAATGGAGGTTCAAGGCTGGGCTTCCCTGATTCTGTTCTGGGAATGTCTATTGGAACTCCAGAGGGAGAAGGACACAACCACATGCCAACACCTGAGCTGGATCCCCCTCTGATCAGGCTCAGTGATCAGGATCTGAACCTGGCTTACATGGAAGATTTGTTGAAAGATGTGTACAAAGAGTATCCTCCCCCACGTCCTCATCAG AGTCTTGTTGAGGAGCAGCAGAGTCAACTGGACCAGTATGAGTGTGCAGCCGGCCAGTGTGTCAGCGAGCTTCAGAAGGCCCAGCTACAGGTCCAGTCCCTGCAGGCCAAGATCCACCAGAGCGAGGCCAAAAATATG AAGCTGCAGGAGAAGCTGAACGAGATGGAGTGTGAGCTGCGTTCGATCCGCCAGGCGGCTCAGAGTCAAGAAAGAACCATTCAGGATCTCACAGAGTCCATCAGCACCAAAGACAACGAG GCCCAGGAGCTGTACCAGATGATGGAAGAGCAGAACACCACGCTGTGTAAACTGAGGGAAATGGTCCACCGCAACCAGCTTGCTCAAATCAAG GCTCCAGAGGGGGTCAGCGAGTCCATGACACTCGTCCAGCTGCAGGGCGAGCTGGTAGGGGCGCAAAGCTCCTTGTTCTCCCTTGGTCTGGAGCTGGAGGCCAGCCAGAGGAGTCTCAGACAGAGCCAGAGGCAGGGAGATGACCTGGCGAGGTTCAAGGAAAGACTCAACGCTGATTTACAGGAGGCGCAGCAACACAGGGAGGTCACCGAAAAGCACAACCAG GACCTGCGCTGTGCCCTTCAGAAAACTCGCTCGGAGCTTCAGGCCGGGGAAGCCGCTCTGAAGGAGGCCGAGGCGGAGAGACACACCGCGGTGCAGGAAACGGAGACGCGCATCGCACAGCTCCAGTGCTCTCTGCAGGACAAGGAACAACAGCTACAg GAGTACTCAGAGATGTTGGAGTCAGCCAAACCAAGAGATGCCCTGCTGGAGAAATTACGAGAGCGTATTAAAGATAGAGACAGAGCTCTGGag CGCTCCATCGATGACAAATTCCGCTGTGTGGAGGAGCGTGAGGGCCAGGTTCGGAGGCTGCAGCTGGCCCTCAGGGAGAAGGAACGAGACCTGGAGAGACTGCGATGCATCCTGTCCAACAACGAGGAGACCATAACG AGTCTGGACCCCTTGGTGCGTGGCAAAGAGCTGGAGCTAGAGCAGGCGGCGGAGGCCTACAGGAATCTCCAGTGGCTGAAGCAGCAGAGCGAGGAGAAGGGGAGAAACACCCTGGCAGAGAAAGACACCATCATCAGCCAGCTACAGGCCGCTCTGCAGACACACAGCCAGGAGgcacag gatcTGACAGCTGCCCTGGTTGCCAGAGTTCAGGCCGGTCCCACTGAGGTTGTGGAGGAGTTGAAGGCTCGGCTGGCACTGAAAGAGAAACTCTTTCAGGAACTGCTGTCGGACCGCAGCCGTCAGTCCAACGAACACCAAGCCCAGGTCCAGAACATGCTGAACACTCTCAGCTCCAAAGACCAGTACCTGCAG GACTACTCGTACAGGCTCTCCCTTGTGATCAGCGAGCGGACCGTCCAGCTGCAAGAGCTGCGCAGACAGCTGTCGTCGAGGGAGCAGGAGCTGCGCGAGCTGAGACaggacaaggagagagagacgggaGGAGAGACGGAACATCTGCGGAGCCTGCTCAAAGAGAAAGAAGCCTTTATCAAG GAGCTGATGCAGGGCCAGGAGGAGGCGATGCAGCCGTCCACTAAAGAGAGTGAGGCAGAGATGGAGGCTCTCCAGGAGGAGTTACAGCTGGTGCtgaagaaggagagggaggcTCAG AAGGAGCTCTCTGCTCTGCATTCATCTTTGGCTCGCCAGCAGGACGTTAAGGACAGCACTGATCATCAA TGTGTGCTAGAGCAGCTTGTGTCAGAGTACAACAAGCTGAATGATGCCCTGAGGGCGGAGAAGAAGTTATACCAGAATCTCACGCTCATTCACACCAACAGTGACAG ttcTGAGAAGATCCAGGCCCTCCACACCGAGCTAGACTCGATTCAGGCACTCCGCCGACAGCTGGAGGAGGTCCTGGCCAGGACCCGTAACATGGCCCTGGCGCTGGAACGGCCCGCTAAAAGGCAGCCTGACTTTGGAG AGCTCAgcacagaggaggaagaggaggaggagaaggaggagggagacGATGAAGATAGCAGCAGTGACGAGTTCACGGACAGCATAGAGGAGGATGATAACAAAGTGACGGCCAGAAGTTTGGCCTCCATTCAG GTTTGTGAAACTGAGGTTGTGACTAGAGCGCTGGTGTCACAGAGAGCTGATGTCAAGCAGCTTGAGGAAGTGAAGAAGATACTTGAAGGCCAGCTTGAAGAAATAAGATCCCAACTGGAGAGGGATGGATACAAATCCGTGGCTGAGCTGAG GAGTGCACTGCAGAGGCTGCAGCAGGAGAACCAGTCTCTGAAAGAAAGCCGAGGACTGAGGAATCACAGGATTCTGAatcaggaagaggaagaagagcaggaggaggatATTGagaaagaagatgaagaggggGAAATGTCTCCAGTGCCGGTGGGGAAGCCAGGTCACCCGTGTGTTAGTCTGAGTGACGAGCGAGGGAAGAGGCACCGCAAGAGGCCACGCTGTGTGACGCCCCGTCATCTCACACACCAGCCTGACACG GAGGTGGAGCCTGCTGGTGACAGCAGTGAGGTGGGGGCGGTCTGCCAGGAAATAGGGGAAGGACTCCGTGAAGAGGCGGCCCGCCTGAGCTCCAATCTGGCTCTGAGTCACCAGGAGAACAGAGAGCTGCAAGAAAGGCTGATGGTGTCTGAGGCCACGGTCCACGCTCAAGCTGAACAACTGAAGGACTACAGGGATCTGCTCA CGGAGACATCGGTCCAGCAGGCCAGTAAGCAAGTGCAGGTGGATCTCCAGGATCTGGGTTATGAGACTTGTGGTCGCAGTGAGAACGAAGCTGAGAGAGAAGACGCCAGCAGCCCAG AGTTTGACGACCTGGAGATGTGCACGTCACTGTCCCATCAACAAGACTACGAGGGTGTGGGGGGTAGCTGGTACGCTGGCAGCAGCAACACAGGCACTTATGAAATGGGGGATGAGTCAGCCTCTCTCCAGCGTCTGGTCCAGGATCTCCGCTCCCAGCTGAGCCGCTGCCACAAGGTGATCCGTGGGCTGCAGCTGCGTGTCCGCTCCCTGTCTACCACCAGCGACTACGCCTCCAGCCTGGAGCGAACCCCACGCAAG GTAAACTGGGCCTTTGAGACATCACCAGCCCCCAGCGGTGTGGAAGAGGATGAAGGCTGGATGTCTGACACCCAAGGGATTCGCTCAAGGCCTAAGCCCAGCAGGGAACTGCAAGAACTGATGACACGAGTTGCATCACTTGAGGCTCAGCTGAAGAGCTCCAGGCTGGAGGGCAAAGGCCAAGCAGAGGAGGGGAAATGTGCCACCTGGCCTGG GAAGTACAACTCTCTGATCCAGGCACAAGCTCGCGAGCTGTCCCACCTGAGGCAGAGGATGAGAGAGGGGCAAGGAGTCTGTCAAATCCTCACCCAGCACCTGGGTGATACCACCAAG GCCTTTGAGGAGCTGCTGCGGGCCAATGATATCGATTACTACATGGGTCAAAGCTTTAGAGAGCAGTTGGCCCAGAGCTCTGCCCTGGCACAGAGAGTGGTCACCAAGATCAGTGGAC GTGAACAGGCAGGGAGCCATGATGACGAGACCGGCCACGAGTTGCTAGCCCTGCG GCTGAGTAAGGAGCTTCAGCAGAAAGATAAAATCATCGAGTCACTCCACACCAAGCTCCAGCAGCGCCCGGAGACCCCGTCCAGCTGCCATGCTCTCTCTGAGACCACCGACCAATCAGACAGAACGTCCCTGGTGTCCGACGAGTACAGAACCAACGAAGACCTGGAGCTGTGCTCCGATTTAGACGCCAGAGAATATCAGGAGGAGCACCGGCAGCGCCAACCAGGACACGGCTCCGAACAAGACG TCCGTCCATCTATCCCTCCTCCTCATGGCTTCCTCAAGACCTCCAGCAGCTGTCCCAACATGCTTTGCTCAGCCCCTGTGGGTTTGACCAGTCAGTCCTCCAGAG CCATTTTCAGTGAGCCTGTCTCCTACTCCCTGTCTGTCCCCTCTGGCCCGGCCGTCTGGGGTAGAGAAGTCACTTCTGACCCCCGGCCCAGGGCCCTGTCTGTGATCGCTGTTCGCCCAGAGCTGGACACGCTGTACAAACAGATGAACTGGG actTTGCAGTTCCCCATGACAAGCCTCTGTTCCCTCTCTCACCGGGTGCCCACAACCAGCACGACCTCTCCAGCTACAGCCATCTATCCCATAATGCCTTTCAACAGTATCAGCTGGGGGGCATTCCCGAAGGCCACTCGCTGAAGTCTGACTCAGGTCTAGTGACGGGAGGGACTTTGTGGGACATGGAGAACATGGTTCAGCAGGTCGGAGGCTACTCTGGACCATCGGGACACCAGCAAGGAAGCAGCCACGCAG GGGTAAATTTGATAGAGGAGCACCTGCGGGAGGTGAGGTGTCTCCGTCAGCGTCTGGAGGAGTCCATCAGGACCAATGAGAGGCTCCGACAGCAGCTGGAAGAGAGACTGGCCTTGACTGGGCGTGATGGAG GGGCACCAACAAACATCTACATTCAGGGTCTGGACACAGTCACTCAACTGTCCAATGAGATCAGAGTCCTGAAGGAAGAAAACGTGGGTCTACAGTCACGCCTGCAGGCCAGTACAG ACACATGTGAGGAGGTGGTGCAGTTGCGGGAGACGGTGTTTACGGCACGTGCCCGCCTGAAACAAGCAGAGCTGGAGGCAGAGCAGTGGAAAGAGGAGCTAAGACGGCTTCAGGCTCACAGCCAGGAGCAGGGACAGCAGATACACGCATTGAGGCAGGAACGGCAGGCCAGTCAGCAGAAAACCAACAG GCTCCAGCATGAGGTGTCtctcctgcagcagcagctgtgtgAGGGCAGAGAGCTCATCCACTCCCTGCAGAGCGAACTACAAGTGTACGATCGAGTGTGTTCCAGCACAAAAGCCAACAAAG GCTACCTGTGTGAGCTCCCGGGTCTGCCGGTGGAGCTGGGGGAGCTGCTCGGGGAGGTGAGGAGCCTGCGAGCCCAGCTCCAAAACAGCGTCCAGGAGAACAGTGCTCTCAAACAACTGGAGCTCCACAAGCAGCTGGAGCAGAAGCTGGGCGTGGGCTCTCCTCGGACCCCCTCCCTCTCCGCTCTCACTGCCAGCCCTCAGAGAGAGAACTTCTACAGGCGACAGCTGCTGCACG ACCCTCTTGACCCTCACTCTGAGCTGGAGGGGGAGGCCCCAGACGGATCGTTTGCGAACCGTAACGGCCGCCACGCCATCGGTCATGTGGATGACTTCAACGCTCTTCAGCAGCAAGTCCTAGAGGGACGGAGCCTCGTCCAGCGCATGGAGACAACCCTGCAGGCCTGCCTCGGCCCGCCGCTGCTGGAGAGCAACCAGAAGCACAGCAACGAGCTG GTCCTGGACTATGGATGGGTAAAAAGTCTGCTGTCCAACACCAAGACTCTGAGGCAGATCCTGGAAGAGGCGATGTCTCTCCTGAAGATGTTCTGGAGAGCTGCTCTACCCAGCACTGATCCCTCCATCCAGAACCTTAAGAAG gagcaGTGTATGCAGGAGGAGATTGTGTCTCTGAAACTGCGTATGTCAGAGCAGGAAGAGGTTCTTAAGGGGACGATTCAGAGACTGAGGAGCACCAGCCGCACCAAGGAGAACATGGAGCACTTCATAGTCAACCAGT